Proteins from a single region of Luteolibacter arcticus:
- a CDS encoding 3-dehydroquinate synthase — protein sequence MSRHDFQIPVTFKHRVCFTRDAFAAGNALLGEILTEGEGRRVLVTIEESVANAWPELARRIQTYFADLGFDWRGLHILPGGEAVKADDALVHRVWGLIDHQHIDRHSYVIVIGGGAFLDAVGYAVATAHRGVRLVRFPTTTLSQDDSGVGVKCAINGFGKKNWIGAFAVPFAVINDFTFLHSQDEETRRAGLIEAVKVALVKDGSFFEWIEQEVENLAALVPSALEECVEKSALLHARHIAQGGDPFETGSSRPLDFGHWSAHKLEQLSGFTLSHAHAVAIGAALDTLYSARCGLLRECVAERVIEVISGLKLPLWHEALDLRDANGRRFVHLGLEEFREHLGGELTVLLLRDAGVGQDVHALDEGLVDACLDSLREREASVVRTLRVRP from the coding sequence ATGTCGCGCCACGATTTCCAAATCCCCGTCACCTTCAAGCACCGCGTTTGTTTCACGCGCGATGCCTTCGCGGCGGGCAACGCTTTGTTAGGTGAAATCCTCACCGAAGGCGAAGGCCGGCGGGTGCTGGTGACCATCGAAGAAAGCGTCGCCAACGCCTGGCCCGAGTTGGCCCGGCGGATCCAGACTTACTTCGCCGACCTCGGTTTCGACTGGCGCGGCCTGCACATTCTGCCCGGTGGCGAGGCCGTAAAAGCCGATGATGCGCTGGTTCACCGCGTCTGGGGTCTGATCGACCACCAGCACATCGATCGCCACTCCTACGTCATCGTCATCGGCGGCGGGGCCTTCCTGGATGCCGTCGGCTACGCCGTGGCCACCGCCCACCGCGGCGTGCGGCTGGTGCGCTTCCCCACGACCACCCTTTCGCAGGATGACAGCGGCGTGGGCGTGAAGTGCGCCATCAATGGCTTCGGCAAGAAGAACTGGATCGGCGCCTTTGCCGTCCCCTTCGCCGTCATCAATGACTTCACCTTCCTCCACAGCCAGGACGAGGAAACCCGCCGCGCCGGCCTGATCGAGGCCGTGAAAGTGGCGCTGGTGAAGGACGGCAGCTTTTTCGAGTGGATCGAGCAGGAGGTCGAGAACCTCGCCGCACTGGTGCCCTCCGCCTTGGAGGAATGCGTCGAGAAATCCGCGCTGCTCCACGCCCGGCACATCGCGCAGGGCGGCGATCCTTTCGAGACCGGCAGCAGCCGGCCGCTCGATTTCGGCCACTGGTCGGCCCACAAGCTGGAACAGCTCAGCGGCTTCACGCTCAGCCATGCCCACGCCGTGGCGATCGGCGCGGCGCTCGACACGCTTTACTCGGCGCGCTGCGGACTGCTCCGCGAATGCGTCGCCGAACGGGTCATCGAGGTGATTTCCGGCCTCAAGCTCCCGCTGTGGCACGAGGCGCTCGACCTCCGCGACGCAAACGGCCGCCGCTTCGTTCATCTCGGCTTGGAGGAATTCCGCGAGCACCTTGGCGGCGAACTCACCGTGCTGCTGCTACGCGATGCCGGCGTTGGCCAGGACGTGCACGCGCTCGACGAAGGCTTGGTCGATGCCTGCCTTGATTCGCTCCGCGAGCGGGAAGCCAGCGTGGTCCGCACGCTCCGCGTGCGGCCGTAA
- a CDS encoding rhamnogalacturonan acetylesterase, whose product MRLPLFLVAPLLALPLQAGTGPWKFDFGGGKPAAGFTAVHASDRYEEAKGFGFDLVGKPVEEADHVTGAGGYFFSLAVPEGCYEVTVVPAKGVDLTVKSESRRLMLEAVRETSRFTVHVRQPAFPGGAVKLKDREKPYLHWDNKITLEFNGPKPDVDRVEIRVVEVPVIHVLGDSTVTDQSKEPWNSWGQMLPRFFGPGVAVANHAESGESIRSSLGAKRFEKVYRSMKKGDYVLVQFGHNDMKDKRPDALETYRSNLASIVKQVRELGGTPVLITSMERKGGVKSDTLGGYPDAVRSVAKEMDVALVDLHAMSRTLYQALGDKVGAAFQDGTHHNNYGSYELAKCVVEGIRTKIPELAKQLRPEVTRFDPAKPDKPEDFHYPASPMKDLTKPDGD is encoded by the coding sequence ATGCGCCTGCCCCTCTTCCTCGTTGCTCCGCTTCTCGCCCTGCCGCTCCAAGCCGGAACCGGCCCGTGGAAATTTGACTTCGGCGGCGGCAAACCTGCCGCCGGATTCACCGCCGTGCACGCGAGTGATCGCTACGAGGAGGCGAAAGGCTTCGGCTTCGATCTGGTCGGCAAGCCGGTCGAGGAGGCCGATCACGTCACGGGAGCGGGCGGCTACTTCTTTTCCCTCGCCGTGCCGGAGGGTTGTTACGAGGTGACCGTGGTGCCGGCCAAGGGAGTGGATCTGACGGTGAAGTCCGAGTCACGGCGGCTGATGTTAGAGGCCGTGCGTGAAACCTCGCGGTTCACGGTTCATGTGCGCCAGCCCGCATTTCCGGGAGGCGCGGTGAAGCTGAAGGACCGTGAGAAGCCGTATCTCCACTGGGACAACAAGATCACACTGGAATTCAATGGCCCGAAGCCCGATGTGGATCGGGTGGAGATTCGCGTCGTGGAGGTGCCGGTGATCCATGTGCTCGGCGATTCAACGGTGACCGACCAGTCCAAGGAGCCGTGGAATTCGTGGGGCCAGATGCTGCCGCGTTTCTTTGGTCCCGGCGTTGCCGTGGCCAATCATGCGGAGTCGGGGGAATCGATCCGCAGTTCGCTTGGCGCGAAGCGGTTTGAAAAAGTCTATCGCTCGATGAAGAAGGGCGACTACGTGCTGGTGCAGTTCGGCCACAACGACATGAAGGACAAGCGGCCGGATGCGCTTGAGACCTATCGCTCGAACCTCGCGTCGATCGTGAAGCAGGTCCGCGAGTTGGGCGGAACGCCGGTGCTCATTACCTCGATGGAGCGGAAGGGCGGCGTGAAGAGCGACACGTTGGGAGGCTATCCCGATGCGGTGCGTTCGGTGGCGAAGGAGATGGACGTGGCTTTGGTAGATCTCCACGCGATGAGCCGGACGCTCTATCAGGCGCTGGGCGACAAGGTCGGTGCTGCGTTTCAAGATGGCACGCATCACAACAATTATGGCAGCTATGAACTCGCGAAGTGTGTGGTGGAGGGCATTCGCACGAAGATCCCGGAATTGGCCAAGCAACTGCGGCCGGAGGTGACACGCTTCGATCCCGCGAAGCCGGACAAGCCGGAGGATTTCCACTATCCGGCGAGCCCGATGAAGGATCTGACGAAGCCGGACGGGGACTGA
- a CDS encoding rhamnogalacturonan acetylesterase: protein MTPRHFRQLLVLFAAAPLLLSADDDRPVVDDSQVKKEVPASPLPTLWIAGDSTVKNQGAMRGWGQDIPTLLDTTKIQVVNRAIGGRSSRTFFTEGRWDDILKTMKTGDIVLVQFGHNDVGALDERGKFRGSVRGIGEETEQVKKPDGSVETVHSYGWYLKHFARTAKAKGAVVVLCSPVPHKKFDREGKFVRDWDQWRGWVKDCATAEDVLYLDLAELVGTRYAEMKPAEVEALFADKGTHTNAAGAMLNAHAVIDGLNLLSDNPLAKFLPKAAGTPP, encoded by the coding sequence ATGACGCCGCGCCATTTCCGCCAATTGCTCGTGCTCTTCGCCGCCGCGCCGCTCCTCCTTTCCGCCGACGACGACCGGCCGGTGGTCGATGACTCGCAGGTGAAGAAAGAGGTGCCTGCGTCCCCGCTACCGACACTCTGGATCGCCGGCGATTCGACCGTGAAGAACCAGGGCGCGATGCGGGGCTGGGGGCAGGATATCCCCACCCTGCTCGACACCACCAAGATCCAAGTCGTGAACCGCGCCATCGGCGGACGCTCGTCGCGGACCTTTTTCACCGAAGGCCGCTGGGACGACATCCTCAAGACGATGAAGACGGGCGATATCGTGCTGGTGCAATTCGGCCACAATGATGTCGGAGCACTCGACGAGCGCGGGAAATTCCGCGGCTCCGTGAGAGGCATCGGCGAGGAAACCGAACAAGTGAAGAAGCCCGACGGCAGCGTGGAAACCGTCCACAGCTACGGCTGGTACCTGAAGCACTTCGCCCGCACCGCGAAGGCGAAGGGGGCGGTGGTGGTGCTATGCTCGCCAGTGCCGCACAAGAAGTTCGACCGCGAGGGCAAGTTCGTCCGCGACTGGGATCAATGGCGCGGCTGGGTGAAGGACTGCGCCACGGCGGAGGACGTGCTTTACCTCGACCTCGCGGAACTCGTCGGAACCCGCTACGCGGAGATGAAACCCGCCGAGGTGGAGGCCCTCTTCGCCGACAAGGGCACCCACACCAACGCCGCGGGCGCCATGCTCAACGCGCACGCCGTGATCGACGGGCTCAACCTGCTGTCGGACAATCCCTTGGCCAAGTTCCTGCCGAAAGCCGCTGGCACGCCGCCTTGA
- the glnD gene encoding [protein-PII] uridylyltransferase, with protein sequence MSTHLKTLQAHAKTALKPAVQGHLSPAERIALYKRFLKIEEHRIKLRHRAGAGGLEIASARAELLDVVLRSLFDLALSKRKEAPVLALVAVGGYGRGTLNPCSDIDLLFLLPRASNKLPEDLTSLIQEILYLMWDVGFKVGHACRSVAECLEQAKADQENKTALIEARMIAGDKKLFTEFQGRFDKECVTKGQQAFFDLRRQDLRSRHQKYSKTVFLQEPNVKEGCGGMRDYHNIRWVARVKRGSADLRDLVDDRLLTARAYRKIETSYDFLNRVRNELHYQAGRASEQLTLRLQGVVATNFNYPHRSILRRTEAFMRDYYLHTRSLYQHTGSLMEAFEIEQDEDSAVTGLKSFLMLRPKKREEFDGFIARDGRIYPTGNEIFEEDPNRMMRMFQHCQLRGLKLSPPMRKLIKAHRDAIDRPFRYSKTNRDTFQGILERKGDVARTLRQMHRVGFLGRYLPEFGALDCLVQHEFFHRYTADEHTLRCIEELDALVGTEDPKKEIYRRLFHEAEDPYALYLALILHDTGRAENVREHTDGSAMLAVRLCNRLQVHGPRRALIMYLVDHHLTFWRFATTRNIEDPDVVSEFARIVKTPARLDLLLLFTYADSNGTNSEGWTSWKETLMLQLHASTRLFLKEGKERYAASIRTEKKALKDEVKAQIKEENEDFVEEHFRRMPEAYFRFRDADAVAAHVKAVMKLGPKAEEDTFECSLQWLDSPEKGYTEVVIATHDRPLLLEKICCALASEELNILSADFFTRADGIVLDIFRVCTTNFEPVSDLALRKRLSSTLREVGLLEKYEHARYFRRKPNLLRPKDDHGMQFPVRAYISNNLHPSFTAIEIQAVDRIGLLHDLFHAINTHGLNTANARISTEKGAAMDTIYITTRDGKKVSDEALLSRLQDSIEDLIGKKDQ encoded by the coding sequence ATGTCCACCCATTTGAAGACCCTCCAGGCCCATGCGAAAACGGCCCTCAAGCCGGCAGTGCAGGGCCACCTCTCCCCGGCCGAGCGGATCGCCCTCTACAAGCGCTTCCTGAAAATCGAGGAGCACCGCATCAAGCTGCGCCACCGCGCCGGGGCCGGCGGCTTGGAAATCGCCAGCGCCCGCGCCGAGCTTCTCGACGTGGTGCTGCGCTCGCTATTCGACCTTGCCCTGTCGAAGCGCAAGGAAGCTCCGGTGCTGGCGCTCGTCGCCGTCGGTGGCTACGGCCGCGGCACGCTCAATCCCTGCTCGGACATCGACCTGCTGTTCCTGCTACCCCGCGCGTCTAACAAGCTGCCGGAGGACCTTACCTCGTTGATCCAGGAGATCCTTTATCTGATGTGGGACGTCGGCTTCAAGGTCGGCCACGCCTGCCGCTCGGTGGCGGAGTGCCTGGAGCAGGCCAAGGCAGACCAGGAAAACAAGACCGCGCTGATCGAGGCGCGCATGATCGCCGGCGACAAGAAGCTCTTCACCGAGTTCCAAGGCCGCTTCGACAAGGAATGCGTGACGAAGGGCCAGCAGGCGTTCTTCGATCTGCGTCGCCAGGACCTGCGCAGCCGCCACCAGAAGTATTCGAAGACCGTCTTCCTCCAGGAGCCGAACGTGAAGGAAGGCTGCGGCGGGATGCGCGACTACCACAATATCCGCTGGGTCGCCCGGGTGAAACGCGGCTCCGCCGACCTGCGCGATCTGGTGGATGACCGCCTGCTCACCGCCCGCGCCTATCGGAAAATCGAGACCTCCTACGATTTCCTCAACCGCGTCCGCAACGAGCTCCACTACCAGGCCGGCCGCGCCAGCGAGCAGCTCACGCTGCGCCTCCAAGGCGTGGTTGCCACGAATTTCAACTACCCCCACCGCAGCATCCTCCGCCGCACGGAGGCATTCATGCGGGACTACTACCTGCACACCCGGTCGCTCTACCAGCACACCGGCTCGCTGATGGAGGCTTTCGAGATCGAGCAGGACGAAGACTCCGCCGTCACCGGGCTGAAGTCGTTCCTCATGCTACGGCCGAAAAAGCGGGAGGAATTCGACGGCTTCATCGCTCGCGACGGACGCATCTACCCGACGGGTAACGAGATCTTCGAGGAGGACCCCAACCGCATGATGCGGATGTTCCAGCACTGTCAGTTGCGCGGCCTCAAGCTGAGCCCGCCGATGCGCAAGCTGATCAAGGCCCACCGCGACGCGATCGACCGCCCATTCCGCTATTCCAAGACGAATCGCGACACCTTCCAAGGCATCCTCGAGCGCAAGGGCGACGTGGCCCGCACGCTACGGCAGATGCACCGGGTCGGCTTCCTCGGCCGTTACCTGCCGGAATTCGGCGCGCTCGATTGCTTGGTGCAGCACGAGTTCTTCCACCGCTACACCGCAGACGAGCACACCCTCCGCTGCATCGAGGAGCTCGACGCGCTGGTCGGCACCGAGGACCCGAAGAAGGAAATCTACCGCCGTCTTTTCCACGAGGCGGAGGATCCTTACGCGCTCTACCTCGCACTGATCCTGCACGATACCGGTCGCGCCGAAAACGTCCGCGAGCACACCGACGGCTCCGCGATGCTGGCGGTCCGCCTTTGCAATCGCCTCCAGGTCCACGGCCCGCGCCGCGCGCTCATCATGTATCTGGTGGACCACCACCTGACCTTCTGGCGCTTCGCCACTACGCGGAATATCGAGGACCCGGATGTGGTTTCCGAGTTCGCCCGCATCGTCAAAACCCCGGCCCGCCTCGACCTGTTGCTGCTCTTCACCTACGCCGACTCCAATGGCACCAACTCCGAGGGATGGACGAGCTGGAAGGAGACCCTGATGCTCCAGCTCCACGCCAGCACCCGGCTCTTCCTCAAGGAGGGCAAGGAGCGCTATGCCGCCTCCATCCGCACCGAGAAGAAGGCGCTCAAGGATGAGGTGAAAGCCCAGATCAAGGAAGAGAACGAGGATTTCGTCGAAGAGCACTTCCGCCGCATGCCCGAGGCCTACTTCCGCTTCCGCGATGCCGATGCGGTGGCGGCCCACGTGAAGGCCGTGATGAAACTCGGCCCGAAGGCGGAGGAAGACACCTTCGAGTGCTCGCTCCAGTGGCTCGATAGCCCGGAAAAGGGCTACACGGAAGTGGTCATCGCCACCCACGACCGGCCGCTGCTGCTGGAGAAAATCTGCTGCGCGCTGGCCTCGGAGGAACTGAACATCCTTTCCGCGGACTTCTTCACCCGGGCTGACGGCATCGTCCTCGATATCTTCCGCGTCTGTACCACGAATTTCGAGCCGGTCTCCGACCTCGCCCTGCGCAAGCGCCTGTCCTCGACCTTGCGCGAGGTCGGCCTGCTGGAGAAGTACGAGCACGCCCGCTATTTCCGCCGCAAGCCGAACCTGCTGCGGCCAAAGGACGACCACGGGATGCAATTCCCGGTGCGCGCCTACATTTCCAACAACCTGCACCCGTCCTTCACCGCGATCGAGATCCAGGCCGTGGACCGCATCGGTCTGCTGCACGATCTCTTCCACGCCATCAATACCCACGGCCTGAACACGGCCAACGCGCGGATCTCGACCGAGAAGGGCGCGGCGATGGACACCATCTACATCACCACCCGCGACGGCAAGAAAGTGTCCGATGAGGCACTTTTGAGCCGTCTACAGGACAGCATCGAGGACCTTATTGGCAAAAAAGACCAATAA